The following are encoded in a window of Paraburkholderia sp. HP33-1 genomic DNA:
- the ispE gene encoding 4-(cytidine 5'-diphospho)-2-C-methyl-D-erythritol kinase, with product MIETTDSLRDCLAPAKLNLFLHITGRRPDGYHTLQTVFQLLDWGDTLHFTRRDDGLITRRTEITGVPPEHDLTVRAATLLKTHTGSCEGVDIEIDKRLPMGAGLGGGSSDAATTLLALNRLWKLDLPRQELQDLALKLGADVPFFVFGKNAFAEGVGESLDVVQLPPRYFLVVTPRVQVPTAAIFSEKALTKDTKPLIITDFPAEHSCNTEWPESFGRNDMQQVVVGKYAEVAQVLRWFESIAPARMSGSGASVFAAFRSKAEAEAAQAKLPDEWNSAVAAGLDQHPLFAFAS from the coding sequence ATGATCGAAACAACTGATTCACTGCGCGACTGCCTCGCGCCAGCGAAACTCAATCTCTTCCTGCACATCACCGGCCGTCGGCCGGATGGTTATCACACGCTGCAAACGGTCTTCCAGCTGCTCGACTGGGGCGACACGTTGCACTTCACGCGACGCGACGACGGTCTTATCACCCGCCGCACCGAAATCACTGGCGTGCCGCCCGAGCACGACCTGACGGTGCGTGCCGCGACGCTGCTGAAGACACATACGGGCAGCTGCGAAGGCGTCGATATCGAAATCGACAAGCGTCTGCCAATGGGCGCGGGCCTCGGCGGCGGCAGCTCCGACGCAGCGACGACGCTGCTCGCGCTCAATCGCCTGTGGAAGCTCGATCTGCCGCGTCAGGAGTTGCAGGACCTTGCGCTGAAGCTCGGGGCCGACGTGCCTTTCTTTGTATTTGGAAAAAATGCGTTCGCGGAGGGTGTTGGAGAATCGTTAGACGTTGTACAATTGCCGCCGCGTTACTTCCTGGTAGTGACGCCGAGGGTGCAGGTTCCGACTGCAGCGATTTTTTCCGAAAAAGCGTTGACAAAAGATACAAAGCCCCTCATAATTACGGACTTTCCTGCAGAACACAGCTGCAATACTGAATGGCCAGAAAGTTTCGGTCGGAATGACATGCAGCAGGTTGTCGTAGGAAAGTACGCGGAAGTGGCGCAAGTGTTGCGATGGTTTGAAAGCATCGCGCCAGCGCGGATGTCCGGATCAGGTGCCAGTGTTTTTGCGGCGTTCCGTAGCAAAGCTGAAGCAGAAGCGGCGCAAGCCAAACTGCCAGACGAGTGGAACAGTGCAGTAGCAGCGGGCCTGGATCAACATCCACTCTTTGCTTTCGCGTCATAA
- the lolB gene encoding lipoprotein insertase outer membrane protein LolB — translation MRLSRFISFSRAPRGMALGFAAAAVVALAGCASVKPRGPSTSNAATEVTAQTSRSYQGRFAVQYNDQNGQQRNAYGNFSWQETGDTVTLQLRSPLGQTLAIVTSSPASATLELPNRQPLTADNVSTLMQNALGFALPVEGLRYWLQPSPAPTSRAETEKDPEQPSRLKQITQDGWTIDYLAYADAPATGVKRLNLSRSEPPLDIKLVLDQ, via the coding sequence ATACGTCTTTCCCGTTTCATTTCTTTTTCCAGGGCGCCGCGCGGCATGGCGCTTGGCTTCGCGGCAGCAGCGGTTGTAGCGCTGGCGGGCTGTGCGTCGGTGAAACCTCGGGGGCCGTCCACGTCGAACGCCGCGACCGAAGTCACCGCTCAGACGAGCCGCTCGTATCAAGGCCGCTTCGCGGTCCAGTACAACGATCAGAACGGCCAGCAGCGTAATGCTTATGGCAATTTCTCGTGGCAGGAAACGGGCGACACCGTTACGCTGCAATTGCGCAGTCCGCTCGGCCAAACACTGGCCATCGTGACCTCGTCGCCGGCTTCCGCCACGCTCGAGTTGCCGAACCGGCAGCCGCTAACCGCTGATAACGTGTCGACGCTGATGCAGAACGCGCTCGGCTTCGCACTGCCGGTCGAAGGGTTGCGCTATTGGCTGCAACCTTCGCCGGCGCCGACGTCACGCGCGGAGACCGAGAAGGATCCGGAGCAACCGTCGCGCCTGAAGCAGATCACCCAGGACGGCTGGACGATCGACTATCTCGCGTATGCCGATGCGCCCGCCACAGGCGTGAAGCGGCTCAATCTGAGCCGCTCGGAGCCGCCGCTCGACATCAAGCTCGTGCTGGATCAGTGA
- a CDS encoding tetratricopeptide repeat protein, with protein MNVSFVKLLSKRRARVSNVPLAVSARRMLGAAALALWALAAVPAYAQDPSPDSDDTSVTMPDALGPSTAEDEKSLPDVPLSSQIVFQVLAAEIALQRDQPAPAYQTYLALARDTHDPRMAQRATEIALAAQSPSDALAAAQLWQQYAPSSERAAQLDASLLVLSGKPDDASPILSQELAKIPDENRGSAVLALQLLLSHGPNRVGGLHVLQDLLKNDMNRPEAQLAIARQQLLADDAPGARKSLEQALAIKPDYLPAALMLSQMGPEERKEGIASLEKYVQQNPKSHDARLALAQMYLASDRLDDAQKQFEIMRKANSNDLTPLMALALIKIQQKNFAEAQTYLTQYAQQAEKTRGADAGQAYIYLAQLSLEQKNEAAASDWLNKISPASQQYMAAQITRAQLLAKQGKTDEARQLLANLQTSDPRDVALIARTDAAILFDAKRYSEAEERLQQATANFPDDPDLTYDYAMAAEKTGHYDIMEAQLRKLIQTQPENPQAYNALGYSLADRNQRLPEADRLVEKASSLAPNDAFIMDSVGWVKYRMGDTADAIKLLRKAYSLQPNAEIGAHLGEVLWKAGEQEQARAAFREARKLEPDNETLVKTLQRLQVNDL; from the coding sequence ATGAACGTGTCCTTCGTGAAGCTGCTTTCAAAGCGCCGCGCGCGCGTGTCCAACGTGCCGCTCGCCGTATCCGCTCGCCGGATGCTCGGTGCAGCCGCGCTCGCATTGTGGGCGCTGGCCGCCGTGCCCGCGTATGCGCAGGACCCGTCGCCGGATTCCGACGACACGTCGGTCACGATGCCGGACGCGCTGGGCCCGTCGACGGCGGAAGACGAAAAGTCGCTGCCCGACGTGCCGCTGTCGAGCCAGATCGTCTTCCAGGTGCTGGCCGCCGAAATCGCGCTGCAACGCGACCAGCCGGCGCCCGCCTACCAGACCTATCTCGCGCTCGCACGCGATACCCACGACCCGCGCATGGCGCAACGCGCCACTGAAATCGCGCTGGCCGCGCAGAGCCCGTCGGACGCACTGGCCGCCGCGCAACTGTGGCAACAGTACGCGCCCAGCTCCGAGCGCGCCGCGCAGCTCGACGCGTCGCTGCTCGTGCTGTCGGGCAAGCCCGACGATGCGTCGCCGATCCTGTCGCAAGAACTCGCGAAAATACCTGACGAGAATCGCGGTAGCGCGGTTCTCGCACTGCAACTGCTGCTGTCGCATGGCCCGAACCGCGTCGGTGGCCTGCATGTGTTGCAGGATCTGCTGAAGAACGATATGAACCGGCCGGAGGCGCAACTCGCCATCGCGCGCCAGCAGCTGCTGGCCGACGATGCGCCGGGTGCGCGTAAGTCGCTCGAGCAGGCGCTGGCGATCAAGCCCGACTATCTGCCGGCCGCGCTGATGCTGTCGCAGATGGGCCCGGAAGAGCGCAAGGAAGGCATCGCATCGCTTGAAAAGTACGTGCAGCAGAATCCGAAATCGCACGACGCGCGGCTCGCCCTTGCGCAAATGTATCTCGCGAGCGACCGTCTCGACGACGCGCAGAAGCAGTTCGAGATCATGCGCAAGGCCAACTCCAACGACCTGACGCCGCTGATGGCGCTCGCGCTGATCAAGATCCAGCAGAAGAATTTCGCCGAAGCACAGACGTATCTGACGCAGTACGCGCAGCAGGCCGAGAAGACGCGGGGCGCCGATGCGGGCCAAGCCTACATCTATCTCGCCCAGCTGTCGCTCGAACAGAAGAACGAAGCGGCCGCGAGCGACTGGCTGAACAAGATCTCGCCGGCGAGCCAGCAATACATGGCCGCGCAGATCACGCGCGCACAACTCCTCGCCAAGCAAGGCAAGACCGACGAGGCGCGCCAGTTGCTGGCCAATCTGCAGACCTCGGATCCGCGCGACGTGGCGCTGATCGCGCGCACCGACGCGGCGATCCTGTTCGACGCGAAACGCTATTCGGAGGCCGAAGAGCGCCTGCAGCAAGCTACGGCGAACTTCCCTGACGACCCCGACCTCACGTACGACTATGCGATGGCCGCCGAGAAAACCGGCCATTACGACATCATGGAAGCGCAGTTGCGCAAGCTGATCCAGACGCAGCCGGAAAATCCGCAGGCGTATAACGCGCTCGGCTACTCGCTGGCCGATCGCAACCAGCGCCTGCCTGAGGCGGACAGGCTGGTCGAGAAGGCATCGTCGCTTGCACCGAACGATGCATTCATCATGGATAGCGTGGGCTGGGTCAAGTACCGGATGGGCGATACGGCCGATGCGATCAAGCTGCTGCGCAAGGCGTACAGCCTCCAGCCGAACGCCGAAATCGGCGCGCACCTCGGCGAAGTGCTGTGGAAGGCCGGCGAACAGGAACAGGCGCGCGCCGCGTTCCGTGAGGCGCGCAAGCTCGAACCCGACAACGAGACTCTCGTCAAAACGTTGCAACGTCTTCAGGTAAACGATCTTTGA
- the mutM gene encoding bifunctional DNA-formamidopyrimidine glycosylase/DNA-(apurinic or apyrimidinic site) lyase: MPELPEVEVTRRGIEPYVSGRKVERVDVRTAALRWPIPADLAKTLRGHVVRKVERRGKYLLFEIDAGWFIVHLGMTGTLRVLRHVPHPPAAAKHDHVDWIFDDFILRYRDPRRFGAVLWHPREQGDILEHPLLASLGAEPFSPAFSGALMYRLTRGRKVSVKQALLAGDIVVGVGNIYASESLFRAGIRPTTAAGRVSLVRYELLADAVRVTLAAAIDKGGSTLRDFVGSDGESGYFQLDYFVYDRAGLPCRVCGTPIKQIVQGQRSTYFCPTCQR; encoded by the coding sequence ATGCCAGAGCTGCCAGAAGTCGAGGTTACCCGACGAGGGATCGAACCGTATGTGTCCGGGCGCAAGGTTGAGCGCGTCGACGTGCGGACGGCCGCGCTGCGCTGGCCGATTCCGGCCGACCTCGCGAAAACTTTGCGCGGGCATGTGGTCCGCAAGGTAGAGCGGCGCGGCAAGTATCTGCTGTTCGAAATCGACGCGGGGTGGTTCATCGTCCACCTCGGCATGACGGGCACGCTGCGCGTGCTGCGCCATGTGCCGCATCCTCCCGCCGCGGCGAAGCACGATCACGTCGACTGGATCTTTGACGACTTCATCCTGCGCTATCGCGATCCCCGTCGGTTCGGCGCGGTGCTGTGGCATCCGCGCGAACAAGGCGACATTCTCGAACATCCGCTTCTCGCGAGCCTTGGCGCCGAGCCTTTCTCGCCGGCGTTCTCCGGCGCGCTGATGTATCGGTTGACGCGCGGGCGCAAGGTGTCGGTGAAGCAGGCGCTGCTGGCGGGGGACATTGTCGTCGGCGTGGGCAATATCTACGCGTCGGAGAGTCTCTTTCGCGCGGGCATCCGGCCGACCACCGCGGCGGGCCGCGTGTCGCTCGTGCGTTATGAACTGCTGGCCGATGCCGTGCGCGTCACGCTCGCCGCCGCGATCGACAAGGGCGGCAGCACGTTGCGCGATTTCGTCGGCAGCGATGGCGAAAGCGGCTATTTCCAGCTCGACTACTTCGTCTATGATCGCGCGGGCCTGCCATGCCGCGTGTGTGGAACGCCAATCAAACAGATCGTGCAGGGACAGCGCTCCACGTACTTCTGCCCCACCTGCCAGCGCTAG